A stretch of Capsicum annuum cultivar UCD-10X-F1 unplaced genomic scaffold, UCD10Xv1.1 ctg995, whole genome shotgun sequence DNA encodes these proteins:
- the LOC124895751 gene encoding uncharacterized protein LOC124895751 codes for MISFLTSLLIILVIFTQNINAVDYTVTNRAANTPGGARFNRDIGAQYSKQTMAAATSFIWKIFQQNSPADRKNVQKVSMFVDDMDGVAYASNNEIHVSARHIQGYSGNVKREITGVLYHESTHIWQWNKNGRAPGGLIEGIADYVRLKAGYAPNHWVKPGQGDRWDQGYDVTA; via the exons ATGATTTCCTTCCTTACTTCTTTGCTAATTATCCTTGTAATATTCACCCAAAATATTAATGCAGTCGATTACACGGTCACCAACAGGGCCGCGAACACCCCTGGTGGTGCCCGTTTCAATCGAGACATTGGTGCCCAATATAGCAAGCAAACAATGGCAGCTGCCACTTCCTTCATATGGAAGATCTTCCAGCAGAACTCTCCAGCTGACCGAAAAAACGTGCAAAAAGTTAGCATGTTTGTCGATGACATGGATGGAGTAGCTTACGCTAGCAACAATGAAATTCATGTTAGCGCTAG GCACATTCAAGGTTACTCAGGTAATGTCAAGAGAGAGATCACTGGAGTATTATACCACGAGAGCACTCACATTTGGCAATGGAACAAAAATGGACGGGCTCCTGGAGGATTAATTGAAGGAATTGCGGATTATGTGAGACTCAAAGCTGGCTATGCACCTAATCATTGGGTGAAACCAGGGCAGGGTGACCGATGGGATCAGGGCTACGATGTGACCGCTTGA